A genomic stretch from Telopea speciosissima isolate NSW1024214 ecotype Mountain lineage chromosome 7, Tspe_v1, whole genome shotgun sequence includes:
- the LOC122668275 gene encoding seed trypsin/chymotrypsin inhibitor TI5-72-like codes for MALKVVLMTLMVLFSLGTMPFPLAGATRVDVAELLSAIEIPTGKTGDSSWCDNCVCTKSNPPYCRCTDASLCTKCVCYLFVPAAVKSTCESIASKFDSFCPSSVATTAERTQFILN; via the exons ATGGCTCTGAAGGTTGTGCTGATGACACTAATGGTGTTGTTTTCTCTGGGAACAATGCCTTTTCCATTGGCTGGTGCTACTAGGGTCGACGTTGCTGAGCTGCTCTCAGCCATAGAAATTCCAACTG GAAAGACTGGAGACAGTAGCTGGTGCGACAACTGTGTGTGCACAAAATCAAACCCACCATACTGCCGCTGCACCGATGCTTCTCTCTGCACCAAATGCGTCTGCTACTTATTTGTGCCTGCTGCTGTTAAGTCAACTTGCGAATCTATTGCTTCCAAATTCGACAGCTTCTGTCCTTCCTCCGTTGCTACAACTGCTGAGAGGACCCAATTTATCCTCAACTGA